The genomic DNA AATGAACGGACACGGATGGACGGGACAGCTTGCAGGTTCTTTCACTCTGCAACTATTTGTATCTGCCCCAGGTAATGCTAATGCATGCAGTATTTACAAAAGGACAGAACTGAACCTTACAGGAGCTGAAAGCGACGCAGATATTTGTATCTGCCCCAGTAGGAGTACACGTGTTACAGGGCTCCGGAGCCGCTTCGAGGCATTCAGGCATGCAACGTGGTCGGAGTTGGGACCCCTGGTTATGTGCTACGGTACACTCATGTTTCTTGTAGTTTCCATGTCAGTTTTCTGTCTCGAGCTCTGCCAACGCTTGCTTGGCACATCTGCTGGCTTTGGCAACCAGTGCTCcatcttttctatttttcaaattttaaataggCGTGGACGTTACATTATACAGTACTGTACTCTGTTACATGGGAATTCACATTTGACAACTGAATGTGTAAAAATTCCTTTTCTGCAGGAGTATATGAACGGTGGCAATTCTCAACCATTGTCCCTTTGGAGTGAGTGACCAATCATCAGTTGCAATGGAAAAAAACATTACGGCAGTCGTCAAACGCCAATCTTATACAGTGATGAACACTGGGCAGTCGGACTCTGTTTTCCCTTCCTTACATGCGAACAATCTCTTGTTTTATCCTTGGAAATCCAGTGCAGCATGCATCTTTAAAAGCATCAAACATGCAACTTTGCAACAGTGAGGgacgaaaagaaaacaaagagtGGACTATCTATTTTCCTTGCAAATGATACAGTACAAACTTGGAGTCGTACACTATACTACTTCCTACCATATTGATTCATCCTGCATATCTATCAGCATATGTACAGACTTTATCTACATTACatgagcatatatatatatatatatttccctCAATCTTGCACCTATCTTAATTACCTATGCTGGTAAACTGGATCAAAACTTGTCAGACGCCTGGACGCCGGGTCTTCTGATTGAAATCGATCGATCATACGGTACCCTGCAGTTACAATGTGTCTGAACTTTTCCCTTGGCTTCTGACCTGCTGAATCCTCTGCCGTAGTCTTCTCCTGTGGTCGTGGATTTTCCAGAGCCCATGGCCAAGGACAACGGCGGAGTATATGCCGTGGGTGATCATAGGCGCCAGAATATTGTCGGTCTGCATTGTACCCATCACACACAGATATTGTCAATCGTTTCATGAATCATATTTCTGAACATAAAGCTGAATATATTCGTGTCCATTATTCATGCATAGATCTCCTATACTATGCAAGTATGCATACCTGGATCCATTCGAAGCCAAGGTAGAAAGCCAAGATTCCTTCTAGAAGCGGGGAGTATATCTTCCTCATTTGCCTCCTCTCGTACCAAGCTGCAAATCCATCGAAAGCAGATTCAGTTATATACTACTTTCGGATATGCTACTCTGCTGATATTAATCTTCGGTTGGAGGCTTGTCTATATATCTCTAGCAGATTCTAATGAACTACTCtgcaactatatatatatatatatatatatatatatatatatatatatatatatatatatatatatatatatatatatatatatatatatatatatataccagcGCAAAcaaatgattatatatatacagCCAAACATACCTGCAAATAGTTTCTTGAGGTTCTCGCGCCCCGATCGCGAACGCATTGCTGGTGTTACCACATAAGTAGGGTCTGAAATTTAAATGAAATATTTATATCACTCCACATGTATAGCTCACTAATTTTCAGGATGAATACAGTTGATTCTACTAGAAAGAAAAGGGAGAACAATTATTAGCTATGCGCAAATTAGGACTGTCAGTAGACTATGGATCACCTTTCGGAGCGGTGGCGATATAGTAGAGGGATCCTGTGAGGGCTGCAGTGATGACTGCTGCGAACGTTTGAGCAAATGGAACCAAAGGAGGAACAATTCCGCTCTGCATCGCATGGGTGCAGTTTAATTCAGGCTAATATTAGCGATATCACAAAATTCAGTTTTATCCTCAGTTCGGCTGAAGGCGCATATACATACCAGGGATGCAATCCCTCGAGCGTCTTTCATGAGCTCCGTGCTCCTCAGGAAAATATCAGCTAATGCTCCCTACAAGTTCAGTGATTTTCGCCTCAACAATATGAGCAAATGAAGTCATAAAAGCATTTACTAACTACATGCAAAGATTACTGTTTCCTCCACAGAGTTGCAAAGTACATTTGATAACCACAAGGAGAATGGTCGTACCTGAATAGCTGCACGGTAGAAGAGCTCCTCACCAATTGAGCTAGCAGTCACGACGAGCATGAACTGCAAAATGTAATTAAGATACCTAGATAAGAAATTACAATCTCATAGCGACTTTATTTAGTAGATTCAAGCCATTCCCCATAACAACTCACACCTAGGGCTGTGTCAATAGAGCGATCACACACTGTTTGTTTCAGTACAATACTACAATCTATTTATGCTATGCATATGTAGCAAACATGCACAGATCTTTGAGAGCACTGCAAATTTAGGAATTATAGCAACCGTCGTGCTTCATGTATGTGTACAGTACCTGCCATGgttccatgccatagaagaagcTGCGAAGCTCCTCATCCTCCACATCTCTGATGGCGCGCGCATGAGGCGAATATTTGACAACTTCATCCTGCCAGCagaaattaattaaattaaaacCACATGCAAATTATCTGTTCTAGATGACTAGTCATGGAGAAATAAAGAAACCAAGTTAGTAAAAGGAATTGAAGTGGGGCCAGCTGAGGTGTGAAAGAGGAGGACGCCGCACATACATCGAGGATGAACAGCAGAGCCATGATTGGCGGAGCTGCATAGCCAAGCCCCTGGACGAGCGCCGTGAGCGAGGGGTGGAAGCCCCCCGTGCAGTCTATCCCGGCCATTTGGCATATGAATCTCCCGGTGAGCGCCATGGCTCCGTAAATCCCTGTCCACACATAGATAGATTGGTCAGGAGGATTGATCGATTGCATGCATGCCCGTGACGATGAGAGAAATCGCATGACGCGGTGGGGATGGTGGAGCACCAACCAATGCCATAGCTGAGCCTGACGACCGCCCCGAGCTTGTCCCACATGGCGAGCTCGGCGTCCCGGGCCCGGAAGCCCGCGCTCCCGGCCgccccggcggcgacgggggtCGCGGTGACCTCGACGACCCTGGGGCCATCGGCGGCGAGGCTGGCGCCCCTCCGGCGGCGGTCggagccgccgtcgcctccctcggccgccgcgcggatccggccggcgCGGACCAGGGGGGAGAAGCCGATGGAGCAGTGGGTGTAGGTGGCGGTGTAGCTGCAGCTGCGCGCGGCCAGGTGGTGGTGGCTCCCCAGCTCCATGAATCCCTCTCTGCCTCCCTCTGCTGCGCGCGgaggaagaactggaagaaGACGAGGTAGGGGCGGCGAGCTGGCGATGGCGGACAGGGAAGATACTTTTGTGTTTTGTTTATCACCGCCACCGGGATAGATTATTCCGCTGGCCCTGTGATGATCTGGAGGGACGAAGTGGATCGATCGGAGGAGGAGTAAAATAAGCAAGGGAATTGACGGGGGAAGAAGGAAACAAATCGGTGGACGATGATGGGCAGCCGCCTTCTTCCTCCGGGCGCCGTTAGTTTTTTAGTTTGGCCCTCCTCGTCCCTTTGTCGGGTTTTGACGATGACCGCGCGCGCGCTTACTTGGCCTGGCCAAGCCCGTCCGTCGTGCGGCGGTGGTCGTGGCGGGAGGCgtgtggccgccgccggcggccgcgccagATGAGAGGCGATTTGCGGGCTCCAATCGGCGCCCCCCACGTCGGCCGCCACGCGATAAGGTCATCCGGTTAGCTCCGGCGGATCGGGGTGGGGTGACGCGGGGCAACCGGCTCAAACCGTTTTGGTTGGGCCGGACGGCCGGTGCAGCATGTAGCCAGCCCAGCCCAGGTgcgtgttgctgctgctgctgcgatgGAACCCCCCAAGCTAAACGGCCCGGTTTTGGGGCCTGTTTGTTTGAGACGAAGATTTTGGTTTGGGGTGGGTAGCGAGCGTCTGGATGATCGGCCCATAACAG from Panicum virgatum strain AP13 chromosome 7N, P.virgatum_v5, whole genome shotgun sequence includes the following:
- the LOC120682160 gene encoding uncharacterized protein LOC120682160, producing the protein MELGSHHHLAARSCSYTATYTHCSIGFSPLVRAGRIRAAAEGGDGGSDRRRRGASLAADGPRVVEVTATPVAAGAAGSAGFRARDAELAMWDKLGAVVRLSYGIGIYGAMALTGRFICQMAGIDCTGGFHPSLTALVQGLGYAAPPIMALLFILDDEVVKYSPHARAIRDVEDEELRSFFYGMEPWQFMLVVTASSIGEELFYRAAIQGALADIFLRSTELMKDARGIASLSGIVPPLVPFAQTFAAVITAALTGSLYYIATAPKDPTYVVTPAMRSRSGRENLKKLFAAWYERRQMRKIYSPLLEGILAFYLGFEWIQTDNILAPMITHGIYSAVVLGHGLWKIHDHRRRLRQRIQQVRSQGKSSDTL